One window from the genome of Rhodococcus sp. ABRD24 encodes:
- a CDS encoding HAMP domain-containing sensor histidine kinase, which yields MPLPHEMRPPMPLTRSVSLRWRVTLLAASVVAIVVAVMAIAAYAVVSRALYADVDHQLQSRASAIVDNDLITFDPRYIAGATLYTTDISVALIFPDLNKYIPPGSAVPIGPPELAVARGQNDVSLRTVEGNRVLAERTRDGSTLVIAQRLEPTEDVLDRLAWVLLVVGGCGVVLAAAAGTTVGRTGLRPIARLTAAAERVARTDDLTPIPVTGNDELARLTVSFNTMLRALAESRGRQSRLVADAGHELRTPLTSLRTNMELLIASSRPGAPHIPDQDMAELRVDVVAQIEELSTLVGDLVDLAREDAPETVFELVDISETVERSLEKARRRRNEIDFEAVTTPWFVYGDQAGLSRAVLNVLDNAAKWSPPGEQVQVAMRQIGDRLLELTVDDAGPGVPEEDRELVFERFYRSTASRSMPGSGLGLAIVRQVVVKHGGTIAVETSDRGGARVRIVLPGEPEADPR from the coding sequence ATGCCGCTGCCACACGAGATGCGTCCGCCGATGCCCCTGACCCGCTCGGTGTCGCTGCGGTGGCGCGTGACGCTGCTCGCGGCGTCCGTCGTGGCGATCGTGGTGGCCGTGATGGCGATCGCCGCGTACGCGGTGGTCTCTCGCGCTCTCTACGCGGATGTCGATCATCAGTTGCAGTCACGCGCCTCCGCGATTGTCGACAACGACCTCATCACGTTCGATCCGAGGTACATCGCGGGTGCCACGCTCTACACCACCGATATCAGTGTGGCGCTGATCTTTCCGGATCTGAACAAGTACATACCGCCAGGTTCTGCGGTGCCGATCGGTCCGCCCGAACTCGCGGTCGCGCGCGGCCAGAACGACGTGTCGTTGCGAACGGTCGAGGGCAATCGAGTGCTTGCCGAGCGGACTCGTGACGGCAGCACCCTGGTGATCGCGCAGCGGCTGGAGCCGACCGAGGACGTGCTGGATCGTCTGGCGTGGGTTCTGTTGGTGGTCGGCGGGTGCGGTGTCGTACTTGCCGCGGCGGCCGGAACCACCGTCGGACGAACCGGGCTTCGGCCGATCGCGAGGTTGACGGCCGCGGCCGAACGCGTCGCGCGCACCGATGACCTCACACCCATTCCGGTAACCGGCAACGACGAGCTGGCGCGGCTGACAGTCAGCTTCAATACGATGCTGCGCGCGCTCGCGGAATCTCGGGGGCGGCAGAGCCGTCTGGTCGCCGATGCCGGGCACGAACTGCGCACTCCGTTGACCTCGCTGCGCACCAACATGGAACTGCTGATCGCGTCGAGCCGGCCGGGGGCACCGCATATTCCGGACCAGGACATGGCCGAACTCCGGGTCGATGTGGTGGCCCAGATCGAGGAACTGTCCACCCTTGTCGGTGACCTGGTGGACCTCGCGCGTGAGGATGCGCCCGAGACGGTGTTCGAGCTCGTCGACATCAGCGAGACAGTGGAGCGGTCGCTCGAGAAAGCCCGCCGCCGGCGCAATGAGATCGACTTCGAAGCGGTGACCACGCCATGGTTCGTGTACGGCGACCAGGCCGGGCTCTCGCGGGCGGTCCTCAACGTGCTCGACAATGCCGCGAAGTGGAGTCCGCCCGGCGAGCAGGTGCAGGTGGCGATGCGTCAGATCGGCGACAGACTACTCGAACTCACTGTCGACGACGCCGGTCCGGGTGTCCCTGAGGAGGATCGGGAACTGGTCTTCGAACGCTTCTACCGGTCCACCGCGTCCCGGTCCATGCCGGGGTCGGGGCTCGGCCTGGCGATCGTGCGACAGGTGGTGGTCAAGCACGGTGGGACGATCGCGGTGGAGACGTCCGACCGTGGGGGTGCTCGCGTGCGCATCGTCCTGCCGGGAGAGCCCGAGGCCGACCCTCGCTGA
- a CDS encoding trypsin-like peptidase domain-containing protein — MTDDRNLHGDPNHGAHQHGAHQQGSPQPGTGPSVPQDPWRSGAAYHPQNPGYQGGPGQVGGYGQPGYHSAYQPTEQMPGVGTTGTLPTTGAPVPGPKRSGRSALVAGAIALALVSGGIGGAVGAIATSSNNGGDAPVSNALNAPKASTSPASNAPAGSVQAVATKVVPSVVQIQVAGTRQGEGSGVVLSSDGLIMTNNHVIAGGGPDAKLMVAFSDGTTAPASLVGTDPTSDIAVIKVSGKSDLTPVELGSSENVQVGQQVVAIGSPLGLAGTVTSGIVSALDRPVSTSGEMGNQNTVIDALQTDAAINPGNSGGALVDMDGQLIGINTAIATAGGQGGSIGLGFAIPVDQARRIADELVKTGKATQAIIGVQVSAKESTGGAAVVDVTAGGPADKAGIPKGAVVTKVEDRVISSGDALIAAIRSHAPGDQVAVTYQDTAGNSKTVDVQLGTAPTTGGK, encoded by the coding sequence ATGACCGACGACCGTAATCTTCACGGCGACCCCAACCACGGCGCTCACCAGCACGGCGCTCACCAGCAGGGAAGCCCGCAACCGGGCACCGGCCCGTCCGTGCCGCAGGATCCGTGGCGCTCGGGCGCCGCTTACCACCCGCAAAACCCCGGCTACCAGGGTGGGCCGGGGCAGGTCGGCGGCTACGGGCAGCCCGGGTACCACTCGGCGTACCAGCCCACCGAGCAGATGCCGGGAGTCGGGACCACCGGAACGCTGCCCACGACCGGCGCACCTGTACCGGGTCCGAAGCGGAGCGGTCGTTCCGCGCTGGTCGCCGGTGCGATCGCGCTGGCGCTGGTGAGCGGCGGTATCGGTGGTGCGGTGGGTGCGATCGCGACATCGTCCAACAACGGTGGCGACGCTCCCGTGTCGAATGCACTCAATGCCCCGAAGGCCAGCACCAGTCCGGCGTCGAACGCTCCCGCCGGATCGGTTCAGGCGGTCGCGACCAAGGTCGTCCCGAGCGTGGTGCAGATTCAGGTCGCGGGCACCCGTCAGGGTGAGGGCTCCGGCGTCGTGCTGTCTTCGGATGGGCTGATCATGACGAACAACCACGTGATCGCCGGCGGAGGACCGGACGCGAAGCTGATGGTGGCCTTCTCCGACGGCACCACCGCGCCGGCCTCCCTCGTGGGTACCGACCCCACGTCGGACATCGCGGTGATCAAGGTGTCGGGCAAGTCGGACCTGACCCCCGTCGAGCTGGGTTCCTCGGAGAACGTGCAGGTGGGCCAGCAGGTTGTCGCGATCGGTTCTCCGCTCGGCCTGGCCGGCACCGTCACCTCGGGCATCGTCTCGGCGCTCGACCGGCCAGTATCGACCAGCGGTGAGATGGGTAACCAGAACACGGTCATCGATGCGCTCCAGACCGACGCCGCGATCAACCCGGGCAACTCGGGTGGTGCGCTCGTCGACATGGACGGCCAGCTGATCGGGATCAACACCGCGATCGCCACTGCGGGCGGTCAGGGTGGTTCGATCGGACTCGGGTTTGCGATTCCGGTCGACCAGGCGCGGCGGATCGCAGACGAACTGGTCAAGACCGGCAAGGCGACCCAGGCGATCATCGGCGTGCAGGTCTCGGCGAAGGAGTCGACGGGCGGCGCTGCGGTTGTGGACGTCACTGCTGGGGGACCGGCAGACAAGGCCGGAATCCCGAAGGGCGCCGTCGTGACGAAGGTCGAAGACCGGGTGATCAGCAGTGGCGATGCGCTGATCGCGGCCATCCGTTCCCACGCCCCGGGCGATCAGGTGGCCGTCACCTACCAGGACACGGCGGGTAACTCGAAGACCGTCGACGTCCAGCTGGGTACCGCGCCCACCACTGGTGGCAAGTGA
- a CDS encoding molybdenum cofactor biosynthesis protein B, giving the protein MELEAPLAGRALVVIVDDRTAHGDVDSTGPLVTELLTEAGFLVDATVAVSADQVEIRNALNTAVIGGVDLVISVGGTGVSPRDVTPDATADILDRELPGISEALRSSGLAAGVVDAVISRGLVGISGSTLVVNLASSRAAVRDGMATLTPLASHVIGQLSAIEE; this is encoded by the coding sequence ATGGAACTCGAAGCACCGTTGGCCGGACGCGCGCTCGTCGTCATAGTGGACGACCGGACCGCGCACGGCGATGTCGACTCGACCGGCCCCCTTGTGACCGAACTGCTCACCGAGGCAGGATTTCTGGTCGACGCCACGGTGGCGGTATCTGCCGACCAGGTGGAGATCCGCAACGCGCTGAACACCGCGGTGATCGGCGGCGTCGATCTGGTGATCTCGGTCGGCGGTACGGGAGTCTCGCCTCGCGACGTCACCCCCGACGCCACCGCGGACATCCTGGACCGCGAATTGCCCGGAATCAGTGAGGCATTGCGCTCGTCCGGGCTGGCAGCGGGGGTCGTGGACGCGGTCATCTCACGCGGCCTGGTCGGTATCTCCGGCAGCACGCTCGTGGTCAACCTCGCATCGTCGCGTGCCGCGGTGCGCGACGGGATGGCGACGCTGACTCCGCTCGCAAGCCACGTCATCGGCCAGCTCTCGGCCATCGAAGAGTAG
- the cpaB gene encoding Flp pilus assembly protein CpaB: MSLTGRLGRLVRPGWARSDVARRVAAGLLVIAATVLWIRDGAADTGEPVVVASRDLSPGRVLTADDLRTADHDAAAVPDGTVGAIDAALGHTLSSPVRAGEILTDVRLLGPRLAQAAVGSADARVVPVRLSDAGLAGLIREGDRVDVLTTGSSSSTTDSAPPAATMLASGAAVVLVAPEPDGPGRADRVVMLALPTPEAGAVAAASLTHAITVTLH, from the coding sequence ATGTCCCTGACCGGTCGGCTGGGACGCCTGGTGCGTCCCGGGTGGGCCCGGTCCGACGTGGCTCGCCGCGTCGCCGCGGGGCTTCTCGTCATCGCCGCGACCGTCCTATGGATTCGTGACGGTGCCGCGGATACCGGCGAACCGGTGGTGGTCGCGTCCCGCGATTTGTCACCGGGCCGGGTTCTCACCGCGGACGATCTGCGTACGGCCGACCACGATGCCGCTGCTGTCCCCGACGGCACGGTGGGCGCCATCGACGCCGCACTCGGCCATACCCTCTCCTCCCCGGTCCGCGCTGGGGAGATCCTCACGGACGTGCGGCTACTCGGCCCCCGTCTGGCACAGGCCGCGGTGGGCTCCGCCGACGCACGTGTGGTGCCCGTGCGCCTGTCCGATGCCGGTCTCGCCGGACTGATCCGAGAGGGCGACCGAGTGGACGTCCTCACTACCGGTTCGTCATCCTCGACGACCGATTCCGCTCCCCCGGCCGCCACGATGCTGGCCTCCGGCGCCGCCGTGGTCCTCGTGGCACCCGAACCGGACGGCCCCGGCCGCGCCGATCGGGTTGTGATGTTGGCCCTACCGACGCCCGAGGCCGGAGCGGTCGCCGCGGCCTCGCTGACTCACGCGATCACCGTCACGCTCCACTGA
- a CDS encoding FmdB family zinc ribbon protein, translating into MPTYSYACTECDNRFDIVQSFSDDTLTVCPECSGKLRKLFNSVGIVFKGSGFYRTDSRGSGSGSGSGSGGTASEPAKSDSASGTKSEPSTPSSTSAPAAAPAAAAS; encoded by the coding sequence GTGCCCACCTATTCGTACGCCTGCACCGAATGCGACAACCGATTCGACATCGTGCAGTCGTTCAGCGACGACACCCTGACCGTCTGCCCGGAGTGCTCCGGCAAGCTCCGCAAGCTCTTCAACTCGGTCGGCATCGTCTTCAAGGGCAGCGGCTTCTACCGCACCGACAGCCGCGGTAGCGGCAGTGGCAGTGGCAGCGGCAGCGGGGGAACCGCAAGCGAGCCCGCGAAGTCCGACTCGGCGTCCGGCACCAAGTCCGAGCCGAGCACACCGAGTTCCACCTCGGCCCCCGCTGCCGCACCCGCAGCGGCCGCCAGCTGA
- a CDS encoding 5-formyltetrahydrofolate cyclo-ligase encodes MKLPTKAEWRSHILRERRAVGPETKSTEDAAIVAIVTSVVPAGVTVCAYVPVGTEPGSIEMLEALHDSGCRVLLPVTGEPGPLEWAEFTGSADLIPAGHGLREPSGPVFPPAEVASASAVLIPALAVDERGARLGRGAGFYDRTLGLAEPTAALIAVVRDNELVQRLPSDPHDVPMGWALTPGRGMVRLDAGGVPDQQ; translated from the coding sequence ATGAAACTGCCGACCAAGGCCGAGTGGCGCAGCCACATCCTCCGCGAACGCAGGGCGGTGGGACCCGAGACGAAATCCACCGAGGACGCGGCGATAGTCGCGATCGTCACATCGGTCGTTCCCGCCGGTGTCACCGTGTGCGCATATGTCCCGGTGGGCACCGAACCGGGTTCGATCGAGATGCTCGAAGCACTCCACGACTCCGGATGCCGCGTGCTGCTCCCGGTAACCGGGGAACCGGGTCCGCTCGAATGGGCGGAGTTCACCGGGAGCGCCGATCTCATACCTGCCGGCCACGGTCTCCGGGAGCCGTCCGGTCCGGTCTTCCCTCCGGCCGAAGTCGCGTCCGCATCCGCGGTGCTGATTCCAGCGCTGGCGGTCGACGAGCGGGGTGCCCGCCTCGGCCGCGGAGCCGGGTTCTACGACCGCACGCTGGGACTGGCGGAACCCACCGCAGCACTGATCGCCGTAGTCCGGGACAACGAGCTGGTTCAGCGCCTCCCCTCGGACCCGCACGATGTCCCCATGGGCTGGGCGCTGACTCCCGGCCGCGGGATGGTGCGGCTCGACGCGGGGGGTGTACCCGACCAGCAGTGA
- a CDS encoding UTP--glucose-1-phosphate uridylyltransferase, with amino-acid sequence MTDAVTNDKRHFRTAVVPAAGMGTRFLPATKTVPKELLPVVDTPGIELVAGEAADSGANRLVIVTSPGKDGVVAHFVEDLVLESKLEASGKHHLLEKVRKAPGLLEVESVVQEEPLGLGHAVGCAEAVLDDDEDAIAVLLPDDLVMPRGVLDTMARVRAKRGGSVLCAIDVPKDQVSAYGVFEVETVPDATNPDVLKVTGMVEKPAMEDAPSTFAAAGRYLLDRAIFDALRRITPGTGGELQLTDAIALLIVEGHPVHVVVHRGTRHDLGNPGGYLRAAVDFALDSEEYGPSLREWLTERLQSSEAE; translated from the coding sequence ATGACAGATGCCGTCACCAATGACAAGAGGCACTTTCGGACGGCGGTTGTGCCAGCTGCCGGTATGGGAACGCGCTTCCTTCCGGCTACCAAGACCGTTCCGAAGGAGTTACTCCCGGTGGTCGACACACCGGGTATCGAGTTGGTGGCGGGAGAGGCGGCCGACTCCGGAGCGAACCGGCTCGTCATCGTGACCTCGCCCGGTAAGGACGGTGTCGTCGCTCACTTCGTCGAGGACCTGGTTCTCGAGAGCAAGCTCGAAGCCAGTGGCAAGCATCACCTGCTCGAGAAGGTGCGCAAGGCGCCGGGACTGCTCGAGGTCGAATCCGTCGTGCAGGAGGAACCCCTCGGGCTCGGCCATGCAGTCGGTTGCGCGGAGGCTGTGCTCGATGACGACGAGGACGCCATTGCGGTGCTGCTGCCCGATGACCTGGTGATGCCGCGCGGCGTGCTCGACACCATGGCCCGCGTCCGCGCCAAGCGTGGTGGGTCCGTGCTGTGCGCGATCGACGTGCCCAAGGACCAGGTCAGTGCCTATGGCGTCTTCGAGGTCGAGACCGTGCCGGACGCGACCAATCCGGACGTGCTCAAGGTCACCGGCATGGTCGAGAAGCCGGCTATGGAGGATGCTCCCTCCACGTTCGCCGCGGCCGGTCGGTATCTGCTGGATCGGGCGATCTTCGACGCGCTGCGCCGCATCACACCCGGTACGGGCGGCGAGTTGCAGCTGACCGACGCCATCGCGCTGCTGATTGTGGAAGGCCACCCGGTCCACGTCGTGGTTCATCGTGGGACCCGACACGATTTGGGAAATCCCGGCGGCTATCTTCGGGCTGCGGTTGACTTTGCATTGGACAGCGAGGAATACGGCCCGTCTCTCCGCGAGTGGCTGACCGAGCGCCTGCAGTCGTCCGAGGCGGAGTAG
- the glp gene encoding gephyrin-like molybdotransferase Glp, producing the protein MRSVEEQQSRVTAAAVAPRPVRVAISEAQGLLCAEEVVTERPLPGFDQAAIDGYAVRSVDVLDAGTDIRGEDGEPTELTLPVVGEVTAGSRQPIRLQPRQAVRVDTGAPLPTLADAVLPMDRTDGGHARVKVYKPVRSGDYVRRAGDDVQPGDVAVRAGTIIGAAQVGLLAAVGRDKVLVHPRPRLSVISVGGELVDIDRTPGPGQVYDVNSYALAAAARDAGADVNRVGIAGTDARRLREVVEGQLIRSEIVIIAGAVGGGASDEVREALADLGDIEVERVAMHPGSVQGFGQLGRDEVPTFLLPSNPVSALVVFEVMVRPLIRIALGRRQPMRRIVTARTVAPITSIENRKGFLRGQLMRDESTGEYLVQALGGAPGASSHLLATLAEANCLVLVEPEVTEIRTGEEVEVAFLAQRS; encoded by the coding sequence ATGCGCTCGGTTGAAGAGCAGCAGTCGAGGGTGACTGCTGCCGCGGTGGCACCCCGGCCCGTCCGGGTTGCGATCTCCGAGGCGCAGGGCTTGCTGTGCGCCGAGGAAGTTGTCACCGAACGGCCGCTACCAGGATTCGATCAGGCCGCCATAGACGGCTACGCCGTGCGGAGCGTCGACGTCCTCGATGCGGGAACCGACATCCGAGGTGAGGACGGCGAACCCACCGAGCTCACCCTCCCCGTCGTCGGCGAGGTGACAGCGGGATCGCGGCAGCCGATCCGGTTGCAGCCCCGCCAAGCTGTTCGAGTGGACACGGGGGCACCGCTGCCGACGCTCGCGGACGCCGTGCTGCCGATGGATCGAACCGATGGCGGGCACGCCCGCGTCAAGGTCTACAAGCCGGTCCGATCCGGCGACTATGTGCGCCGCGCCGGTGACGATGTGCAGCCCGGTGACGTCGCGGTGCGGGCGGGCACGATCATCGGCGCAGCCCAAGTGGGTCTGCTCGCGGCCGTGGGCCGAGACAAGGTCCTGGTCCACCCGCGCCCACGGCTGTCGGTGATCTCCGTCGGCGGCGAGCTTGTCGACATCGACCGGACGCCGGGACCGGGGCAGGTCTACGACGTCAACTCGTACGCGCTGGCTGCCGCGGCTCGTGACGCGGGTGCCGACGTCAACCGGGTGGGCATCGCGGGCACCGATGCGCGGCGGCTGCGTGAGGTCGTCGAGGGGCAGCTGATCCGGTCGGAGATCGTGATCATCGCCGGCGCAGTCGGTGGCGGCGCATCCGACGAGGTCCGCGAGGCGCTGGCGGATCTCGGTGACATCGAGGTCGAACGGGTCGCGATGCATCCGGGTTCGGTGCAGGGATTCGGTCAGCTCGGCCGGGACGAGGTGCCGACTTTCCTGCTGCCGTCCAATCCGGTCAGTGCGTTGGTCGTGTTCGAGGTGATGGTGCGTCCGCTGATCCGCATTGCCCTCGGCCGACGTCAGCCGATGCGCCGCATAGTCACAGCGCGCACGGTCGCGCCGATCACATCGATCGAGAATCGCAAGGGATTTCTGCGCGGTCAGCTGATGCGAGACGAGTCCACGGGGGAGTACCTGGTCCAGGCGCTCGGCGGGGCGCCGGGCGCGTCCTCGCACCTGCTCGCCACTTTGGCAGAGGCCAACTGTCTCGTCCTGGTCGAACCCGAGGTCACCGAGATCCGTACGGGTGAAGAGGTGGAAGTCGCTTTCCTGGCGCAGCGGAGCTGA
- a CDS encoding GNAT family protein: MSAHPGWPAKPGPIRVAAGRVTLRPIRLRDAAVWSRLRIANREHLEPWEPTGQAPWDERHHVAAWPGMCSSLRSEARKGRMLPMVIEVDGTFCGQITVGNIVRGALCSAWIGYWVSKDVGGQGVATAALALGLDHCFGPMALHRVEATVRPENLASQAVLRHVGFREEGLLRRYLDVDGQWRDHLLVAMTVEEVPGSVSDRLVRAGRATWE, encoded by the coding sequence ATGTCCGCTCACCCGGGGTGGCCGGCGAAACCTGGTCCGATCCGGGTCGCGGCGGGCCGGGTCACCTTACGGCCCATCCGATTGCGGGACGCGGCAGTGTGGAGCCGGCTGCGCATCGCGAACCGCGAACATCTCGAGCCGTGGGAGCCGACCGGCCAGGCGCCGTGGGACGAACGGCACCACGTCGCCGCGTGGCCGGGTATGTGCTCGAGCCTGCGTTCGGAAGCTCGCAAGGGGCGGATGCTGCCGATGGTGATCGAGGTCGACGGCACGTTCTGTGGCCAGATCACGGTCGGCAACATCGTGCGCGGCGCGTTGTGCTCGGCGTGGATCGGGTACTGGGTGTCGAAGGATGTGGGTGGGCAGGGGGTCGCGACGGCGGCGCTGGCGCTCGGTCTGGATCACTGCTTCGGTCCGATGGCGCTGCATCGCGTCGAAGCCACCGTGCGCCCGGAGAATCTGGCGAGCCAGGCGGTTCTGCGTCACGTGGGGTTCCGGGAAGAGGGCTTGCTGCGCCGCTACCTCGACGTCGACGGTCAGTGGCGTGACCACCTGCTGGTTGCGATGACTGTCGAGGAAGTCCCCGGGTCGGTGTCCGATCGTTTGGTGCGTGCGGGACGGGCCACCTGGGAATAG
- a CDS encoding MspA family porin yields the protein MHVNHRSFLRRRLARSGTAVAAGVAALMLTVAAGSAGANVQVQEPTSAQTVSFDGWNLSVNQTDQSITSVPPLSGNQFTRDLFASGRALATVSGNGTAPFTGGVLEVGYQIGYQADVSNGAVITGNAGITPGAVYIPERSENLILTADPNIPPVVELFTGEALELGVETPIEGNISTQIAPGTIATVPVQKKECKSTQCAITLRNIHLEVNHALGSVSVRSYAIFTASTDVADDVVVSYGPPVIV from the coding sequence ATGCACGTGAATCACCGGTCTTTCCTGCGCCGCAGGCTCGCGCGATCAGGCACCGCAGTTGCTGCGGGAGTCGCGGCGTTGATGCTCACCGTGGCAGCCGGTTCGGCCGGTGCGAATGTCCAGGTCCAGGAGCCGACGTCCGCTCAGACCGTGAGCTTCGACGGCTGGAACCTGTCGGTGAATCAGACGGATCAGTCGATCACCAGCGTGCCGCCGCTGTCGGGTAACCAGTTCACTCGAGACCTGTTCGCGAGCGGTCGCGCCCTCGCCACCGTCAGCGGCAACGGGACCGCACCGTTCACCGGTGGCGTGCTCGAGGTCGGTTACCAGATCGGTTACCAGGCCGACGTCTCGAACGGCGCCGTCATCACCGGCAATGCGGGCATCACACCCGGCGCTGTCTACATTCCCGAAAGGTCCGAGAATCTCATCCTGACCGCCGATCCGAACATCCCGCCGGTCGTGGAGTTGTTCACCGGCGAGGCGCTCGAGCTGGGTGTGGAGACACCGATCGAAGGAAACATCTCCACCCAGATCGCCCCCGGCACCATCGCCACAGTTCCGGTGCAGAAGAAGGAGTGCAAGTCGACGCAGTGTGCGATCACCCTCCGGAACATTCACCTCGAGGTCAATCACGCGCTCGGTTCCGTTTCGGTTCGCTCGTACGCCATCTTCACGGCGTCGACCGATGTCGCAGACGACGTCGTGGTCAGCTACGGACCGCCGGTGATCGTCTGA
- the glpR gene encoding gephyrin-like molybdotransferase receptor GlpR yields MPNSSIIWIGLVAVWLFVLVPMLASKRPRIRQTSDAALATRVLHRGDAQRPTARGPAAGHRSDPDWRPEPALQDVDDYYGIDAEDRMDTHADDDINAGERAAAREFVPNRRGRGGFDPEADAIARAARYRFRQRSVLALVFASIMTAALAIILSATMWWVCALSVCALAGYMTYLRRQVNIEQEIRRRRMARLGRSRLGVESLSDEELRLVPPRLRRPGAVVLEVDDGDPAFDHLEHYDAEVGEYGDRDYGYRRAAGQ; encoded by the coding sequence ATGCCGAACTCTTCGATCATCTGGATCGGGCTGGTAGCCGTGTGGCTGTTCGTCCTCGTTCCAATGCTCGCGAGCAAGCGGCCTCGCATCAGACAGACCTCCGACGCGGCGCTCGCTACTCGGGTTCTGCACCGGGGCGATGCACAACGCCCGACGGCGCGGGGTCCGGCGGCCGGGCATCGGAGCGATCCCGATTGGCGTCCGGAACCGGCACTGCAGGACGTCGACGACTATTACGGCATAGACGCGGAGGACCGAATGGACACCCACGCCGACGACGACATCAATGCGGGCGAGCGCGCCGCGGCACGGGAGTTCGTCCCGAATCGGCGCGGCCGCGGCGGATTCGACCCGGAGGCCGACGCGATCGCGCGCGCGGCCCGGTATCGGTTCCGGCAGCGCAGCGTGCTCGCGCTGGTATTCGCCTCGATCATGACGGCGGCCCTGGCAATCATCCTGTCTGCCACGATGTGGTGGGTGTGCGCGCTGTCGGTGTGCGCCCTCGCCGGATACATGACGTATCTGCGGCGTCAGGTCAACATCGAGCAGGAGATCCGGCGTCGCCGCATGGCGCGGCTCGGTCGATCACGACTCGGCGTGGAGTCGCTGTCGGACGAGGAACTGCGGCTCGTCCCGCCGCGGCTGCGCCGGCCGGGCGCGGTGGTGCTCGAGGTGGACGACGGGGATCCGGCATTCGATCACCTCGAGCATTACGACGCTGAGGTCGGCGAGTACGGCGATCGCGATTACGGATACCGCAGAGCTGCAGGGCAGTGA
- a CDS encoding helix-turn-helix domain-containing protein: MSDFAARLNKLFETVHPPGRKPHTNAEVANALIADGHQISKPYISQLRSGQRCNPSDETVAAFAKFFKVKPAYFFNDIYAAKVDHDLDLVAQLEGYGLRRLATRAFDLSEESQSLLTTLAEKLRAAEGLPDVPPDASH, from the coding sequence ATGTCTGATTTCGCCGCACGGCTCAACAAGCTCTTCGAAACCGTTCACCCGCCGGGACGGAAGCCACACACCAATGCAGAGGTGGCGAACGCACTCATCGCGGACGGCCACCAAATATCCAAGCCCTACATCTCCCAGCTGCGCTCCGGCCAGCGGTGCAACCCCTCGGACGAGACCGTCGCGGCATTCGCGAAGTTCTTCAAGGTCAAGCCCGCCTACTTCTTCAACGACATTTACGCCGCGAAGGTCGATCACGATCTCGACCTCGTGGCGCAACTGGAGGGCTACGGCCTGCGACGGCTCGCGACGCGCGCCTTCGACCTGTCGGAGGAATCGCAATCGCTGCTCACCACTTTGGCCGAGAAACTCCGTGCCGCAGAAGGCCTGCCCGATGTTCCACCCGATGCATCTCACTGA
- a CDS encoding SDR family oxidoreductase, producing the protein MAIKTLDGKKCLITGSASGIGRATAVAAAGEGAELFLTDIAEAGLAETVELCSRAGGTVTYTRALDVSDFDAVTVFADEIHEQVGSLDVVMNVAGISAWGTVENLEHRHWKSMVDVNLMGPIHIIERFVPPMIAAGRGGHLVNVSSAAGLLALPWHAAYSASKFGLRGVSEVLRFDLKRHGIGVSLVVPGGVKTPLVGTVQIAGVDREDPRIKKLTHRFEKRAVSPEKVANCIVAGIKKNRYLVYTSNDVRFGYWWARKFAPPYEFVMQKANDQFSKLL; encoded by the coding sequence ATGGCGATCAAAACACTTGACGGGAAGAAGTGCCTGATCACGGGTTCGGCCAGCGGAATCGGCCGGGCGACGGCCGTTGCGGCCGCTGGCGAGGGCGCGGAGTTGTTCCTCACCGACATCGCGGAGGCAGGGCTGGCCGAGACTGTCGAACTGTGCAGCCGGGCCGGGGGGACGGTGACCTACACGCGGGCGCTGGATGTGTCCGACTTCGATGCCGTCACCGTGTTCGCGGATGAGATTCACGAGCAGGTCGGCAGCCTCGATGTCGTCATGAACGTCGCAGGCATCTCCGCATGGGGGACCGTCGAGAATCTCGAACATCGACACTGGAAGTCGATGGTGGATGTGAATCTGATGGGGCCGATTCACATCATCGAGCGTTTTGTGCCGCCGATGATCGCCGCCGGACGCGGTGGACACCTGGTCAACGTGTCCTCCGCGGCCGGTTTGCTGGCATTGCCGTGGCATGCGGCATACAGCGCCAGCAAGTTCGGCCTTCGCGGCGTCTCCGAGGTGTTGCGGTTCGACCTCAAGCGGCACGGCATCGGTGTCAGCCTGGTGGTGCCCGGCGGGGTCAAGACCCCGCTCGTGGGCACCGTGCAGATCGCCGGCGTGGACCGAGAAGATCCGCGCATCAAGAAGCTCACCCATCGGTTCGAAAAGCGAGCGGTCTCACCTGAGAAGGTGGCCAACTGCATCGTCGCGGGAATCAAGAAGAACAGGTACCTGGTGTACACGTCCAATGACGTCCGCTTCGGTTACTGGTGGGCGCGAAAGTTCGCTCCGCCCTACGAGTTCGTGATGCAGAAGGCCAACGACCAGTTCAGTAAGCTGCTGTAG